A single region of the Chrysoperla carnea chromosome 5, inChrCarn1.1, whole genome shotgun sequence genome encodes:
- the LOC123300834 gene encoding uncharacterized protein LOC123300834 yields the protein MWKRIFGRRVEKSTLSTQTYMEDLNPEEYKSSIQTLIDNNKRKLIKIYEENSKKIATVKSSKVINKKLTENQGSGSSSVIQPEVSECGNQTSTHGTSDYGIQTEGEPPSANLIHCEVGNQTESTNGGRGEVLQRM from the exons ATGTGGAAACGTATATTTGGTAGACGGGTCGAAAAGTCAACGTTAagtacacaaacatacatggaAGATTTAAATCCAGAGGAATATAAATCTTCCATTCAAACATTGATAGATAATAACAAacggaaattaataaaaatttacgaagaaaattctaaaaagatTGCTACTGTAAAATCTTCGAAagtaatcaacaaaaaattgacgGAAAATCAAGGATCAGGCAGTTCAAGTGTAATTCAACCAGAAGTGAGTGAATGCGGCAATCAAACCAGTACACATGGTACTAGTGATTATGGTATACAAACGGAAGGTGAACCACCGTCTGCAAATTTAATACACTGTGAAGTTGGTAATCAAACTGAATCAACGAATGGTGGAAGGGGGGAAGTACTACAA AGAATGTAA
- the LOC123301280 gene encoding zinc finger protein 665 — protein MLEVASQMASAMDCYEDMFKEITRKLYGEEEDVDFESEGFKSVEHLTAAFGLATRSHLKSETPSVVQPKTSPVTEPQESPTTATAPTPPTTVSAKRYNCAHCPYATDRRDLFTRHENIHREDKPFQCYVCMKQFNRADHVKKHFLRMHREHTYDLNRIRKQPPKNASGMSFYHKYNESQTPGTTTNLQTQNIQNTQQQINIPTGIVNSMAPRAGAGATTNQTTTFKTELEPINNTTPKSTTTKSSNSKSSSSSNKKKGEKKFSCCYCTWTGVDNWCLKRHLNTHLKPFVCMLCDYKAARSERLTTHILKVHNKRACTRCNFLADDQAALTLHIQENHPLDHRNNRNVHNRSSHNNSSNSTNNSTSLTPISSTFGQLDTLKSCSKTNEGQSSRPENPKKRQTHGADRLFSYFEASDHESNPEDETVPSNKPPTQQLQPPPTQNVSRPSFPPDKIPNPHQNLPQFKPQDPKKMGDFSKMFFNNQFLGEGSKYMHDPTLMKNMGVNYFSEQNLVFNKFLDEEKNLYYPNLPDSKNMFLNHHNFAAPTPNPFFTPPYIDKAKSAALMNHPTVNDVAKMYKHPDFFKAGNVMTQDDNNTSSTTIQLPFLKCTICDCEFLDNSSLVNHIIACHTFNNMVSCRTFPAKKYCDDQNKENKLKRKYNHGKKNYKNHLTTTDTNDFTLNLLKKLKSFKELKKTYSHQPK, from the exons CGTCAGTGGTTCAGCCGAAAACAAGTCCAGTTACTGAA CCACAAGAATCGCCAACGACAGCAACAGCACCAACACCTCCAACTACAGTGTCTGCAAAAAGGTATAATTGTGCACATTGTCCATATGCAACAGATCGACGAGATTTGTTCACTAGGCATGAAAATATTCACAGGGAAGATAAACCATTCCAATGTTATGTGTGTATGAAACAATTTAATCGTGCCGATCatgttaagaaacattttttacgcaTGCATCGTGAACATACCTACGATTTGAATCGTATCAGAAAACAGCCACCCAAAAATGCCTCAg gaatGTCTTTCTAccataaatataatgaaagtcAAACACCAGGCACAACAACAAATTTACaaacacaaaatatacaaaacacaCAACAACAAATCAATATTCCAACAGGAATTGTAAATTCAATGGCACCACGAGCAGGTGCTGGTGCCACAACAAATCAAACCACAACATTTAAAACAGAATTGGAACCTATAAATAATACTACACCTAAATCTACTACAACCAAATCTAGTAATTCAAAATCCTCTTCATCATCGAATAAGAAAAAAGGcgaaaaaaa atTTTCGTGTTGTTATTGTACATGGACTGGTGTTGATAATTGGTGTTTAAAACGTCACTTAAATACACATTTAAAACCATTTGTGTGTATGTTATGCGATTATAAAGCTGCACGCTCTGAACGATTAACtacacatattttaaaa GTCCATAATAAGAGAGCGTGTACAAGGTGTAACTTTTTAGCTGATGATCAAGCAGCACTTACCCTTCATATACAAGAAAATCA TCCATTGGATCATCGTAACAATCGAAATGTCCACAATAGAAGTTCACATAACAACTCATCAAATTCAACAAACAATTCAACATCGTTAACACCAATTAGTTCGACATTCGG CCAACTGGATACATTAAAGTCTTGTTCAAAGACTAACGAAGGACAATCCAG CAGACCCGAGAATCCCAAGAAACGTCAAACACATGGAGCCGATAGATTGTTTAGTTATTTTGAAGCAAGTGATCATGAATCAAATCCAGAAGATGAGACAGTACCCAGTAACAAGCCACCAACGCAACAACTGCAGCCACCTCCAACACAGAATGTAAGCCGTCCATCTTTCCCGCCAGACAAAATTCCAAACCCGCACCAAAATCTACCACAATTTAAACCACAAGATCCCAAGAAAATGGGTGATTTcagcaaaatgttttttaataatcagtTTTTAGGAGAAGGGTCAAAATATATGCATGATCCAACGTTAATGAAAAATATgggagtaaattatttttcggagcaaaatttagtatttaataaatttttggatgaagaaaaaaatttatattatccaaatttaccagattcaaaaaatatgtttttaaatcatcATAATTTTGCAGCCCCAACACCAAATCCATTTTTTACACCACCGTATATTGATAAAGCAAAAAGTGCGGCATTAATGAATCATCCAACAGTTAATGATGTTGCCAAAATGTATAAACATCCGGATTTTTTTAAAGCGGGAAATGTAATGACCCAAGACGACAACAACACCTCATCAACGACAATACAATTGCCATTTTTAAAATGCACAATTTGTGATTGTGAATTTTTAGACAATTCGTCTTTGGTTAATCATATTATTGCTTGccatacatttaataatatggtTTCTTGTCGTACATTTCCCGCGAAAAAATATTGCGATGatcaaaacaaagaaaataaattaaaacgtaAATACAATcatggcaaaaaaaattataagaatcaTTTGACAACAACTGATACAAatgattttacattaaatttacttaaaaaattgaaatcgtttA aggaattaaaaaaaacatattctcATCAACCAAAATAA
- the LOC123300833 gene encoding GPI transamidase component PIG-S, whose product MSESMEYESDTSVARRMYSAISYMVVLFGIGIPMWWYTTQLYRMALPDTRMQNLGTAPLQIQMNIHLATTSVNFKQLIINEINEHFKNSDIINVNIHEIKVNKEWLPTNIENVNDIASTIENHFIINTGDIMLIEWPNSPHEIVVTSNRIIYFNTETTGPRLIKVLSKWILQEDTLNHMMENMKQPTLQKQDSIVRKRVSAADQYDVLVTVVNPDPEWTKVNWNVKDVAIQYLTPFFQSISHISNVTLKSQWLYYVSISDKLEKHAIVDKNGLTNEWNNKRFTLNEQQLPYLITMFETKLASHVSKNPCLNLIVYINDCKHAPLQFYNPKGNRYNGPNAFMSPRWGGVIFINPEANECKKSLENQTKINVTPDSQYIMSIFITQLRQLLGIPELENINGVHIIPITSSTPRQWELDALMRLRTFEQILSARLTLKSLAQLLTEITTIVINDEVGASIHSAVDNAEIAAEYLSNNDLHNAFIKSRMAFLSSEAAFYDPSLLALLYFPDDQKYAIYIPLFLPIMIPVIISLNTIRAWLVSKPNKATKTD is encoded by the exons TTGCAAGACGCATGTATTCTGCTATTTCATATATGGTTGTTTTATTTGGAATTGGTATTCCAATGTGGTGGTATACAACACAACTGTATCGCATGGCTTTACCCGATACACGTATGCAAAATTTAGGTACAGCACCTTTACAAATACAGATGAATATACATTTGGCTACTACATCAGTCaactttaaacaattaattattaatgaaattaacgaacattttaaaaattcag atataattaatgttaatattcatgaaattaaagtaaataaggAATGGTTACCGAcgaatattgaaaatgttaatgatatagcatcaacaattgaaaatcattttataattaatactggCGATATTATGTTGATCGAATGGCCTAATTCACCACATGAAATTGTGGTTACATCaaatcgaattatttattttaacacagAAACAA ctgGCCCTAGGTTAATTAAAGTTCTAAGTAAATGGATACTCCAAGAGGATACATTAAATCATATGATGGAAAATATGAAACAACCTACTTTACAAAAGCAAGATTCAATAGTACGTAAACGAGTATCGGCTGCCGATCAATATGATGTTTTAGTTACTGTTGTTAATCCAGATCCTGAATGGACTAAAGTTAATTGGAATGTTAAAGACGTTGCAATac aatatttGACACCATTCTTTCAATCAATTAGTCACATATCAAATGTTACATTAAAATCACAATGGTTATATTACGTATCAATAAGTGATAAATTAGAGAAACATGCTATTGTTGATAAAAATGGTTTAACAAACGAATggaataataaaagatttacattaaatgagcaacaattACCATATTTAATTACAATGTTTGAAACGAAATTGGCATCACATGTTTCAAAAAAtccatgtttaaatttaattgtttatatcaaCGATTGTAAACATGCTccattacaattttataatccAAAAG gTAATCGATACAATGGTCCTAATGCGTTTATGTCACCCCGTTGGGGTggtgtaatatttataaatcctgaggcaaatgaatgtaaaaaaagtcttgaaaatcaaacaaaaataaatgttacacCAGACTCACAATATATTATGAgtatttttattacacaattACGTCAATTATTGGGTATACCAGAACTG GAAAATATTAATGGTGTGCATATAATACCCATCACAAGTTCAACACCAAGACAATGGGAATTGGATGCTTTAATGCGATTACGTacatttgaacaaattttatcgGCACGATTAACTTTAAAATCATTAGCACAATTATTGACTGAAATTACTACAATTGTTATTAATGATGAG GTTGGTGCTTCAATTCATTCCGCTGTGGATAATGCAGAAATAGCTGCTGAATATTTATCAAACAATGATCTTCATAACGCATTTATAAAATCACGTATGGCATTCCTATCTTCAGAAGCTGCATTTTATGATCCCAGTTTGTTGGCATTACTCTATTTTCCAGATGATCAGAA GTATGCAATTTACATTCCACTATTTTTACCGATTATGATTCCAGTGATCATTTCTTTGAATACAATACGTGCATGGCTAGTTTCCAAACCAAATAAAGCAACGAAAACTGattaa